A segment of the Cryptosporidium parvum Iowa II chromosome 5, whole genome shotgun sequence genome:
GGAACTCTGATATTACGTTCAAACCTTCAAGCACCATTGCAACAATTGGTTGATTGGTTGTTCTAGAAACTAAACTTTCAAAAAACGGCTTTCCTGCATGATCGGAATAATGAGCTTCGATCTGCTGAGCAGTAGCAACCAAAAATTTCATTGCAGCAATCTTAAAGCCTTTGCGCTCGATTTGGGAGAGGATCTCTCCAATGAGACCTCTATGAGTAACTTCTGGTTTGAATAACACTAAAGTTCTCTCAGCAAATGGATTCGTGGATTGTGGGCTAGTTTCCGCTACGGTTTCTACAGCAGTTTCATTGGTAGATGTTTGTTCTTGAGTATCAGAAACCAAATCTTCACTTGATAATGACGATTCAGTCGAGTTGCTAGGGGCAGGAACTTCTTCTGAGTGAGAGCTTCCAACAAAAATTGAGCAAAGTAAGTACAAGAATGTTAAAAACAACAAACTCTTCTGCATTGTAACTAAACCAAAAAAATGAGAGGCTCCGTAACAATTTATCCACTAAATTAGAGAGCGGAAAAGTTTGAGACACAGGATATATTTAGTTTGTGAAAAGCGGTACATACTGCTACCGCGCTTAAAGCTGATtgcattaatatttgtgattaaataatttgcaTAGTAAAATGTTACATTTAAGCGATGTTATTTCCTTACTATTAGCGTCGAACTTCCATCTGTCTGATTGCATTCCTCTATGCATTAaactttttatatttttcataGTCAGTTTTATGATCTAAATATTTTGGCGGCAAAACACATgcttttatattttttgttgaCCTTTGCCAATGAGCACAATCTAACATGCATTCTATAACAATTACagtattattttgtttacTAATTCTGTGCTTTAATAGTGTTCTAATCTTCTGTAATAGTTCATTGGAATCCATTCCCAGATTTCAGCTTGAAGATTTACAACTTGATCCAGAAAATTTATCTGAAAATTTTATTCGAACTCAAAATGGTTGGAATAATGGAGGTGAAAAGCTAAAAGATGAACAACTAAGTATTCTTCCTGGATATATGAGAGAAATTACTGGCTCTAGTTCGTCTTGCCCTGCTTCTAGATCATGTAATGTTAATAGGAGTGATGTAGATGAATTAGCTGAACGTGTATTTATTCTCCAATCAGAAATATCTGAACTTTCAGTCGACTTATCTTGGTATAAAGTTTGTgcattttctatttcaattattgaTACGAAAACATCTTTTATGAGCCATTGCAGAAGTTCTggaatttcatttttactTTCAAGACCTGTCACTAAACTGTTGGAGCAATCAATTGTTAGGTTATGCCGCAATATGCCACAATATTCTACGTGCAATGGAGTTGACTTAGCACTTGACTCTTTAACTGAAGAGTTGTTTACAGCAACAATACCACATGTCTTGCCAATTGCAAAAAAATCTCTCGCATTTACACACTTTTGTTTTGTTTCATCAAGAAGTATAAGAGCAAGAACTCGCGAGGAATACTTAGAAATTTGCCAAGATAGTATACTTTTACTTCTAAATTTGCATGAAATGTCGGGATCACAAATTACTTCCTCTATTGCTGAACAAATTTGTAAATCTACATGGATATTTAATACAGAATGTAATGGGTTTAGCAATACAAAATTGATATCTGAAATCGCGTTTGAAATGTTTGTCttaataagaaaagaagGAATTCCAAACATTGATATGAATAATGTTTGTCAATTGCTGACAAAAATTTCTCCCACCCTGCGTATACCATCCGATACAAAAACTCCAATTTCAAGTAAAAAGAGATATCTGTATGAGTGCGCAATGTACCTTACTTCAATGATAGAACATGAAAAGTTGGCCAATCATTCTGACAATAAATATGAATCAATGGAGAAATTTTATTCTCGTGGGGAAATCGTTAAACGCTTTCATGATATTGCAACTTCAATTTGTACTTCTGTTTcattttatcaaaaaaagagtaaaaagaagatttttATTCCGggatttaaaaaaaagaagataatggaaaaaaaacaGGGTGAGTCGATTCTGGAACTATTTATGAATTTGATGCAATCAGTTAAAGCTACGTCTAGAAGAGTGCTTGGTTGGACAATTGAACTACCTTTTCCCGGTAGCGACGAATCAAAAGCAATGCTCATGTTGGGCTATTCATTAAATACTGTAGATGTTAGATCTATCCAAAATCCACAATATATTAGGATGTTAGCCATTCTGCATTCGAAAAAATACATCTTACCAAAAACTGCATACAATATTTGGAGAGATTCTGTACTGTCAATAGGAATTGAAATTTTGCCACCATTCACTCCAAGTCTCACACCTGGAATTATTGCAAGGCCGGAGAAAGATATAGTTGacttaaaattaaattgtGGAAGCAATAACGAGGATGTTGACGCACTTGCACTTGAATTACTAAGTGTTTCGCATGAAAACAATTTAACAAATCTaaaattttatcaattttgTAAACCATCTGAATCTCTTGTTGGTGTTAGGAGTGAGGATTTCTATTCATCATGTATCGAGGCATTAAAGTATATACCAGAACTCGATATTCATACAAACAAAATTACAGGAAAATACTTGGCAATTCCACTTCACAAAATTTCAAAACTATGTCAAGATACTCCCAGATGGGAATCAACTTCATCAGGTCTGTCTTATgcatctttaataattcaggATAATTTGAGGAAGAAAGAcgaatttaataaaacaatGAAACcttattcaaaattgagTATGTTAACAGACAGAGATATACACTCATATGTAATAAAGACAGCAGCCAGGTCTGCTCTAGAACGTTCAGCTGCATCTGAACAAATTTGTAAACAGTTAAAACCAGTATATTCTGAAGAAGATAATAGTTTCCAGTTCAATACCCAAATAGATCCAGATAATCTTCAAAGCATTGCAAATATATTGTTTAGGAAAGCAGTATCGTTATTAGACGAAGATAAACAACTTGCCCTTTCTCTGTCTGGAAATATAGTAAAAGGGTCAAACCCAGTCACATTCGAATCATTCTGCTCCCTTGTGCTTGCTCTCTCAAAAGTtgaaaaaaagtatttcaATTCTGAATGCGCCAGAAATCTGAGATTGATGTTCAGACAAAAGGTGGTTATTAATGGCAATGTAAGACTTGCGACAATTAAATCTAGAACCATTACCAAAATATGTATGTCTTCACCACTGTTTGAAAAATGTGgaaattacaaaaataatgaGATAGATGAAATATCGTATGATCTATTACTGGGTGCCCAAAAACTAAGATTTACTTCAATTACTTATCGTCATATATGCAGCGTCGTGAAGAACATAAGGAGAGGagaaattaaaagtttAATTCCCAAGGGGcaaacaaataatacaaatattagTAGCTTTTTTAATAGCGATTGTATTTATGGGTTAAGAACGCTTTCGATCGGTGCTAGACATGCAGAAATAATATGCAGTGCAACAAGGTTTTGGGTTATGTGTGGGAGCCATATGGACTCAGAAGTTGATGCACTGGCATCACAAATATACTCTGAGGTTGTTCAGAATACTGGCCTTGCAAGGTTCATAACAGTATCTTTATTTGAGTTAGTGGACTTTTGCCCAATTGCTGAAGCTCTATTACATGAAGTGGATTTAAGGTTTTTCAATCGTGAATGTGTAAATGCGCTCGCAGCTATGTCAATAAGTAAGGAATATGGAATGTCAATTTGTCAAAGTTCAAGACATTGGCAGGGTACATGTATTGGAACTTTAGATGAACATTCATCAATCATTGAACAGATAGATCCAATTGCAGGTGCACTATACAAATCCTCACAAGATTTGGGATACTtggatattttatttagCGACTTTTGCGATTCAGCAAAAGAGCTATTTTCTATCAAAGAAGTTACAGAAACAGGAAAAGTTTTGGAAGGTCATGAAACATCAATGTTTCATACTGACTGTCCAAAAATAGTCAGTAATATGCTACATTCATTATCAGAAGAACATTCAATTGGGGTAACAAagttcaaaataaatagtaGGACCATCAGATCTATTTCTTCTGAAAACTTTGAGAAGGCCGAAATGATTTGTCAGaacttctttaattattttgatccTAACTATGGTGCATCTCAAGTAGAAGAATACGATGAAGCAGACTTTAGGAGGAATGAAATAGAAAGGTTTAGTGTGAGAAATCCTGGGGAAAATACCAACCCTAATACTGTTTTCTTTCATGGCAAGTCATATAACCAAAGAATGGCTGGAAATAGCTACTATGGTAGGCACTATAGATATAATTGGGCTAATTTACTGGGccaaaaattctttataCCTAGCAACAGAATTAATGACGAATTTCGTGAagaaattcttgaaaataataatcgAGCAGAAGGATACAAAGACTTGCAATATTTACCCTATGGAACAAATCTTGAACATATTCAAAATACTGTATATAAGGGAAAGGAATACAATTCAGGGACCTGAGCGTGTTAAAAAGAACTAAGGCTtttattacaattattaattatggCTGTTTGGCATTTTATATTTggtttttaataaaatttttttcatcatttcATTAGCAAAGAAAATATGCCTTAGTTGTGGGGTGCTTTGGCGCTAGTTATCTAAGTATCGAAATCACACTTGCATAAGGCTAC
Coding sequences within it:
- a CDS encoding signal peptide containing protein having a NDK (nucleoside-diphosphate kinase) domain (transcripts identified by EST), encoding WINCYGASHFFGLVTMQKSLLFLTFLYLLCSIFVGSSHSEEVPAPSNSTESSLSSEDLVSDTQEQTSTNETAVETVAETSPQSTNPFAERTLVLFKPEVTHRGLIGEILSQIERKGFKIAAMKFLVATAQQIEAHYSDHAGKPFFESLVSRTTNQPIVAMVLEGLNVISEFRRFMGSTDPKKSEMGTLRAQFGMQTERNLIHASDSVENANLEIFLWFSPDEIYSYQRAIDQFVYFE
- a CDS encoding cysteine rich protein having a signal peptide; translated protein: MHSITITVLFCLLILCFNSVLIFCNSSLESIPRFQLEDLQLDPENLSENFIRTQNGWNNGGEKLKDEQLSILPGYMREITGSSSSCPASRSCNVNRSDVDELAERVFILQSEISELSVDLSWYKVCAFSISIIDTKTSFMSHCRSSGISFLLSRPVTKLLEQSIVRLCRNMPQYSTCNGVDLALDSLTEELFTATIPHVLPIAKKSLAFTHFCFVSSRSIRARTREEYLEICQDSILLLLNLHEMSGSQITSSIAEQICKSTWIFNTECNGFSNTKLISEIAFEMFVLIRKEGIPNIDMNNVCQLLTKISPTLRIPSDTKTPISSKKRYLYECAMYLTSMIEHEKLANHSDNKYESMEKFYSRGEIVKRFHDIATSICTSVSFYQKKSKKKIFIPGFKKKKIMEKKQGESILELFMNLMQSVKATSRRVLGWTIELPFPGSDESKAMLMLGYSLNTVDVRSIQNPQYIRMLAILHSKKYILPKTAYNIWRDSVLSIGIEILPPFTPSLTPGIIARPEKDIVDLKLNCGSNNEDVDALALELLSVSHENNLTNLKFYQFCKPSESLVGVRSEDFYSSCIEALKYIPELDIHTNKITGKYLAIPLHKISKLCQDTPRWESTSSGLSYASLIIQDNLRKKDEFNKTMKPYSKLSMLTDRDIHSYVIKTAARSALERSAASEQICKQLKPVYSEEDNSFQFNTQIDPDNLQSIANILFRKAVSLLDEDKQLALSLSGNIVKGSNPVTFESFCSLVLALSKVEKKYFNSECARNLRLMFRQKVVINGNVRLATIKSRTITKICMSSPLFEKCGNYKNNEIDEISYDLLLGAQKLRFTSITYRHICSVVKNIRRGEIKSLIPKGQTNNTNISSFFNSDCIYGLRTLSIGARHAEIICSATRFWVMCGSHMDSEVDALASQIYSEVVQNTGLARFITVSLFELVDFCPIAEALLHEVDLRFFNRECVNALAAMSISKEYGMSICQSSRHWQGTCIGTLDEHSSIIEQIDPIAGALYKSSQDLGYLDILFSDFCDSAKELFSIKEVTETGKVLEGHETSMFHTDCPKIVSNMLHSLSEEHSIGVTKFKINSRTIRSISSENFEKAEMICQNFFNYFDPNYGASQVEEYDEADFRRNEIERFSVRNPGENTNPNTVFFHGKSYNQRMAGNSYYGRHYRYNWANLLGQKFFIPSNRINDEFREEILENNNRAEGYKDLQYLPYGTNLEHIQNTVYKGKEYNSGT